AAATACAATTGATGCTTTAGAATGGGTTGGACCATCTATGGATATTAGTATGGGATTCCATAAAATTGCACCATATTATTATACTGGTTGGCATGAACCAGCTTCAGAAATGCAGTTTATTATCAATACAAAAAAGTTTGAAAAATTACCAAATGATTTAAAAGAGATTTTAGTTGTTGCTATGAGAATTAGTGCTTATGATATGTATATTCAAAATTATGATATGAATGCAAGTGCATGGCAAAAAATGAAAACAGAGTATCCAAATATAAAAGTAAAAACTTTCCCAAAACCAGTTATGGATGCTATGAAAAAAGCAAATCTTGAATTAAGAACTGAAATGTCAAAAGATAATCCTTTATTAAAAGAAGTTTTAGACTCACAAGATGCTTATATGAAAAAAGTTAGAGAATGGACAAAAATGTCAGATTTTTTATATCTTAAAGACAATTTAGAATAGAGATAATACTCTATTCTAAAATCCATTAGGATTAAATCCTCCTCCAAAATCATCATTGAAATCAAAAGAAAAATTCTGAAAATTTGGATTAGTATAACCTTTTTGTACAGATATGTTTTGTAATTGCATAATATCTGCTTTTGGATCAATCCCTTGTGGACAAACTAAAGTACATGCACTACATAATGTACAATCCCATATCCCATCAGTTTGAATACTAGATATAATTTCATCATTTGATTCTAATTTCTCATCATTAACATATCTTAATGCTCTACTTAATGCAAATGGACCAATAAAACTATCTTTTGCATCATAAACTGGACAAGAACTAAAACAAGAATTACATAAAATACAATTACTTTGCAAATCAATTTTTTCTATATTCTCTTGCTTTATTTCTTTATTAGAATTTTTATTTATATAGCTTTTTGTTTTATTG
The genomic region above belongs to Arcobacter ellisii and contains:
- a CDS encoding succinate dehydrogenase/fumarate reductase iron-sulfur subunit, producing the protein MKINIRRFNKELSNESTITKYEVNNTNLLKALIEIKEEIDSSLSFRCGCKSGVCGSCAVKVNGVERLACKVFIKDDDLIEPLKNIEVIKDLIVNVSHETLLINKTKSYINKNSNKEIKQENIEKIDLQSNCILCNSCFSSCPVYDAKDSFIGPFALSRALRYVNDEKLESNDEIISSIQTDGIWDCTLCSACTLVCPQGIDPKADIMQLQNISVQKGYTNPNFQNFSFDFNDDFGGGFNPNGF